One genomic region from Natrinema caseinilyticum encodes:
- a CDS encoding carbohydrate-binding protein: MTRDGSHTDTTGDRRIDSRKQQLRRAHTDLSSSLEGDDDGSSSRGSRRRFLQVGATALAATAIGSSTVAAQEAARKCGSHAQLEIGAGDFVLKNNDWGSSDVDMCIRTNTDGSYGYEWSTRSSGGPPNYPQGLLGTKPWGSDTGVRDFPIRRGDVDQLDLEVDVDVNISGGSWNLAEEWWLMDSPVSEQTQTHTHEIMVVLDWGGGHGHGGVKEENVWTDKFGNTIDYWARYGGGGTSADFHIFRVSGGLSTGRVDLTEAIDFMTERWGVSDRKWISGIELGNEYWQGSQGDVTYDQFDVTVNGTTYSSGSGSGGGDTGGGNRGGESDPGNDGENGTDEEDGRNRGEDGNGDETGNGGEDGNGDETGNGGEDGNGDETGNGGEDGNGDETGNGGEDGNGDETGNGGEDGNGDETGNGGEDGNGDETGNGGEDGNGDETGNGGEDGNGGDGNDDSRNDNGGSDGGESYPTWQPDTIYLEGDRVVHDGAVWESQWWAHGEEPREEQWYVWKRVEDANGVTPVDPDAGGTPAWNSSEIYREGDRVTHDGTTWEAQWWTQGQEPRDEAWYVWRPVE, encoded by the coding sequence ATGACACGAGACGGCTCTCACACCGACACCACGGGGGATCGACGGATTGACAGCAGGAAGCAGCAGTTGAGGCGAGCGCACACCGACCTCTCCTCGTCGCTCGAGGGGGACGACGACGGCAGCTCCTCGCGCGGATCTCGCCGACGGTTTCTCCAGGTCGGTGCGACCGCGCTCGCGGCCACCGCGATCGGCAGTTCGACTGTCGCTGCTCAGGAGGCCGCCAGGAAGTGCGGTTCGCACGCTCAACTCGAGATCGGCGCCGGCGATTTCGTACTGAAGAACAACGACTGGGGGAGTTCCGACGTCGACATGTGTATCAGGACGAATACCGACGGCTCGTACGGATACGAGTGGTCGACGCGGTCCAGCGGCGGGCCACCGAATTATCCCCAGGGCCTCCTCGGAACGAAACCCTGGGGCTCGGACACGGGCGTCCGGGACTTCCCGATCCGGCGGGGAGACGTCGACCAGCTCGACCTCGAGGTGGACGTCGACGTGAACATCTCCGGCGGTTCGTGGAACCTCGCCGAGGAGTGGTGGTTGATGGACTCGCCGGTCTCCGAACAGACCCAGACGCACACCCACGAGATCATGGTGGTCCTCGACTGGGGCGGCGGCCACGGCCATGGCGGGGTGAAAGAAGAGAACGTCTGGACGGACAAATTCGGCAACACAATCGACTACTGGGCCCGCTACGGCGGCGGCGGCACGAGCGCCGACTTCCACATCTTCCGCGTCAGCGGCGGCCTCTCGACCGGCCGCGTGGATCTGACGGAAGCCATCGACTTCATGACCGAGCGATGGGGCGTCAGCGACCGGAAGTGGATCTCCGGGATCGAACTCGGCAACGAATACTGGCAGGGGAGCCAGGGCGACGTCACGTACGACCAGTTCGACGTCACCGTCAACGGCACCACCTACTCGAGCGGCAGCGGCAGCGGTGGCGGCGATACCGGCGGCGGAAATCGGGGCGGTGAGTCAGATCCGGGCAACGACGGCGAAAACGGTACCGACGAGGAAGATGGACGGAATCGTGGCGAAGACGGAAACGGAGACGAGACAGGGAACGGCGGCGAAGACGGAAACGGAGACGAGACAGGGAACGGCGGCGAAGACGGAAACGGAGACGAGACAGGGAACGGCGGCGAAGACGGAAACGGGGACGAGACAGGGAATGGCGGCGAAGACGGAAACGGAGACGAGACAGGGAACGGCGGCGAAGACGGAAACGGGGACGAGACAGGGAACGGCGGCGAAGACGGAAACGGAGACGAGACAGGGAACGGCGGCGAAGACGGAAACGGGGACGAGACAGGGAATGGCGGCGAAGACGGAAATGGAGGCGACGGAAACGACGACAGCCGGAACGACAACGGCGGAAGTGACGGGGGAGAATCGTACCCGACCTGGCAGCCCGACACGATCTATCTCGAGGGCGATCGCGTGGTCCACGACGGGGCCGTCTGGGAGTCCCAGTGGTGGGCCCACGGCGAAGAACCGCGCGAGGAACAGTGGTACGTCTGGAAGCGTGTCGAGGACGCAAACGGCGTCACCCCTGTCGATCCGGATGCCGGCGGCACACCCGCCTGGAACTCGTCCGAGATCTACCGTGAGGGCGATCGAGTAACTCACGATGGCACCACGTGGGAGGCCCAGTGGTGGACCCAGGGCCAGGAGCCGCGCGACGAAGCGTGGTACGTCTGGCGCCCGGTCGAGTAG
- the mdh gene encoding malate dehydrogenase — MTKVSVVGAAGTVGAAAGYNIALRDIADELVFVDIPDKEDDTIGQAADANHGAAYDSNTTIRQGGYEDTEGSDVVVITAGIPRQPGQTRIDLAGDNAPIMEDIGSSIAEYNDDFITITTSNPVDLLNRHLYEAGDRPREQVIGFGGRLDSARFRYVISQRFDAPVQNVDATILGEHGDAQVPVFSKVRVNGQDLEFDEDEKEELLSELQTSAMNVIEKKGATEWGPATGVGHMVEAILRDTGEVLPGSVKLEGEFGHEDTAFGVPVKLGSDGVEEIVEWDLTEFERNQLGEAAEKLSEQYDKIS; from the coding sequence ATGACGAAAGTTAGCGTAGTCGGCGCGGCCGGAACGGTCGGGGCCGCCGCAGGCTACAACATCGCGCTTCGGGACATCGCGGACGAACTCGTCTTCGTGGACATTCCCGACAAAGAAGACGATACGATCGGTCAGGCCGCCGACGCCAACCACGGCGCGGCCTACGATTCGAACACGACGATCCGACAGGGTGGCTACGAGGACACCGAAGGATCGGACGTCGTCGTTATCACGGCGGGTATTCCGCGCCAGCCGGGCCAGACGCGGATCGACCTGGCGGGCGACAACGCGCCGATCATGGAGGACATCGGCTCCTCGATTGCGGAGTACAACGACGACTTCATCACCATTACCACGTCGAACCCCGTGGACCTGCTGAACCGCCACCTCTACGAGGCCGGCGACCGGCCCCGCGAGCAAGTGATCGGCTTCGGCGGCCGACTCGACTCGGCCCGGTTCCGGTACGTCATCTCACAGCGCTTCGACGCACCCGTCCAGAACGTCGACGCGACTATCCTCGGCGAACACGGCGACGCGCAGGTTCCCGTCTTCTCCAAGGTCCGCGTCAACGGCCAGGACCTCGAGTTCGACGAAGACGAAAAGGAAGAACTGCTCTCCGAACTCCAGACCTCCGCCATGAACGTCATCGAGAAGAAAGGTGCCACGGAGTGGGGGCCGGCGACCGGCGTCGGCCACATGGTCGAGGCCATCCTGCGCGACACCGGCGAGGTTCTCCCCGGCAGCGTCAAACTCGAGGGCGAGTTCGGTCACGAGGATACCGCGTTCGGCGTGCCGGTCAAGCTCGGCTCCGACGGCGTCGAAGAGATCGTCGAGTGGGATCTCACCGAGTTCGAACGGAATCAACTCGGCGAAGCCGCCGAGAAGCTCTCGGAGCAATACGACAAGATCTCGTAA
- a CDS encoding Sjogren's syndrome/scleroderma autoantigen 1 family protein, whose protein sequence is MSDFDKEAEREKLREKYERDKEERKATQRMSDLLLKGATMTNAHCGTCGDPLFEQDGTTFCPSCHGNPDAVRGTELEAQSAETERSGDQPTAEERGGRDGGSDRSEATTESATPTATNDFGSASSETDAATDPSDTAIDSTTAQRTRGAEHTRDRGTETTASPNDHPPRSTTSGRRGPTTVEGVDGDLEAAHDALVRTLEKFAREAAATDDPRYARECLEAAREAGETLETLR, encoded by the coding sequence ATGAGCGACTTCGACAAGGAAGCCGAACGCGAAAAACTTCGGGAGAAGTACGAACGAGACAAGGAAGAACGGAAGGCGACGCAGCGGATGAGCGACCTGCTGCTCAAGGGCGCGACGATGACCAACGCGCACTGCGGGACCTGCGGCGACCCGCTGTTCGAGCAGGACGGCACCACGTTCTGTCCGAGCTGTCACGGCAATCCGGACGCCGTTCGGGGAACGGAACTCGAGGCCCAATCGGCCGAGACGGAACGGTCTGGGGACCAACCGACCGCCGAGGAGCGCGGCGGTCGAGATGGCGGATCCGACCGATCCGAAGCGACGACCGAATCCGCGACGCCGACCGCCACCAACGACTTCGGGTCCGCATCCTCCGAAACCGACGCCGCCACCGACCCGAGCGATACCGCGATCGATTCGACCACGGCACAACGGACACGGGGCGCAGAGCACACTCGAGACCGCGGAACCGAGACGACCGCGTCCCCGAACGACCACCCTCCCCGATCGACGACGTCGGGTCGACGCGGCCCGACGACTGTCGAGGGAGTCGACGGCGACCTCGAGGCCGCCCACGACGCGCTCGTCCGAACGCTCGAGAAGTTCGCCCGGGAGGCTGCCGCCACGGACGACCCGAGATACGCGAGGGAGTGTCTCGAGGCGGCTCGTGAGGCAGGCGAAACGTTGGAAACGTTGCGCTGA
- a CDS encoding phosphatase PAP2 family protein produces the protein MALGFMVMLTAAAVCTGLVGTSTICLDRTAIRRTVADLDGRLLEIAPYLGVAALFFLVKQATHEFRLQISEAIGVDITAEIYAVEGDFVAVLQDVVPQQTIEFFSVMYMFGFPFLLVTAPILYFMLPSQRHFKELLIAYVLNYTIGALCYTLFVVYGPRNHLSSVSGLMYDFYPQTQTMTAAVSANTNVFPSLHTSLAVVVLLFAWRSRDEYPRWFPIASFVVSGVVFSTMYLGIHWVIDVLAGIALAVFSVYAAERLVDRAEGGSGPLSASDESEDGIATDPDLGD, from the coding sequence ATGGCACTTGGATTCATGGTCATGCTCACGGCAGCCGCCGTTTGTACCGGACTCGTCGGAACCAGCACGATCTGTCTCGATCGAACCGCGATCCGTCGAACGGTCGCCGACCTCGACGGCCGTTTGCTCGAGATCGCACCGTATCTCGGTGTCGCGGCGCTGTTTTTCCTGGTCAAGCAGGCGACACACGAATTCAGACTGCAGATTTCCGAGGCTATCGGCGTGGACATCACCGCGGAAATATACGCCGTCGAAGGGGACTTCGTCGCGGTTCTTCAGGACGTCGTCCCCCAGCAGACGATCGAATTCTTCTCGGTGATGTACATGTTCGGGTTCCCGTTCCTGCTGGTGACCGCGCCGATCCTCTATTTCATGCTGCCGTCCCAGCGTCACTTCAAGGAACTGCTCATCGCGTACGTGCTAAACTATACGATCGGCGCGCTCTGCTACACGCTGTTCGTCGTCTACGGGCCTCGAAACCACCTCTCGTCCGTCTCCGGGCTGATGTACGATTTCTACCCGCAGACCCAGACCATGACGGCGGCGGTTTCGGCGAACACGAACGTGTTCCCGTCGTTGCACACGTCGCTGGCGGTCGTCGTCTTGCTGTTCGCCTGGCGGTCCCGCGACGAGTATCCCCGGTGGTTCCCGATCGCGTCGTTCGTCGTCTCGGGCGTCGTCTTCTCGACGATGTACCTGGGAATCCACTGGGTGATCGACGTTCTGGCCGGTATCGCACTCGCCGTGTTTAGCGTCTACGCCGCCGAACGTCTCGTCGACCGTGCCGAAGGTGGTTCCGGCCCGCTTTCTGCATCCGACGAGAGCGAAGACGGTATCGCGACGGATCCCGACCTCGGCGACTGA
- a CDS encoding DEAD/DEAH box helicase has translation MATQDEEPPSIEHPLLEPNFLERRLYQLKLAGTAANHHTLVCLPTGLGKTTVSLLVTARRLEEVGGKSLMLAPTKPLVQQHADFYREALQIPDDEVVVFTGDVSPDDRAAMWETATVVMATPQVIENDLVGSRISLADVTHVTFDECHRATGDYAYNYIAERYHADAHDPLVTGMSASPGGDEEAILDVCENLSLREVEVMTEEDADVDEFTHDTDVEWERIDLPDEVLEIRDTLNEVITDRLEKLKELGIARSTQPDQSQKDLNRMRAELQQLIDNDQSEGFEGMSVHAEVMKLRQAVTLVETQSVEALRRYFERQRNQARSSGASKASQRMVSDPRVREAMRKAERFDEIHPKYRKTRMLLAETLGLEGGDRVIVFTESRDTAEALTDFLGGSFDAKRFVGQGDREGSDGMTQTQQQEVLDEFRAGEFEVLISTSVAEEGLDVPEVDLVLFYEPVPTAIRSIQRKGRTGRQSEGRVVVLMAEDTRDEAYFWISRRREKEMESELRELKGMATALENELDDSQQSLSDFEGDEERTATGGDDAPPGSEAVEERSDPDAVGGSSSGNEGGREQPGLQEFADRADAAEGPDEESVETHEPHAEGETVEVVADQREMDANIARDLSRRDEIEVRLETLDVGDYVLSDRVVVERKSVADFVDSLVGGDRSVFEQVGAMARHYSRPIVVVEGDGLYEQRDVHPNAVRGALSSLAVDFGASVLRTESEADTTELLAVIAGREQATADREVSVHGEKGSKTLSEQQEYVVASIAEIGPVTARSLLEAFGTVEGVMIATEDELQEADGVGTVTAERIREVIGSDYSG, from the coding sequence ATGGCGACACAGGACGAGGAACCGCCCTCGATCGAGCATCCGCTCCTCGAGCCCAACTTTCTCGAGCGCCGACTCTACCAGCTGAAACTCGCGGGCACGGCCGCGAACCACCACACGCTCGTCTGTCTCCCGACCGGCCTCGGAAAGACGACGGTCAGCCTGCTGGTCACGGCGCGTAGACTCGAGGAGGTCGGCGGGAAGTCGCTGATGCTCGCGCCGACGAAACCTCTCGTCCAGCAGCACGCGGATTTCTACCGGGAGGCCCTCCAAATTCCCGACGACGAGGTCGTCGTCTTTACCGGCGACGTCAGCCCCGACGACCGGGCGGCGATGTGGGAGACGGCGACGGTCGTGATGGCGACGCCGCAGGTGATCGAAAACGATCTCGTCGGGTCGCGCATCTCGCTCGCCGACGTCACCCACGTCACCTTCGACGAGTGCCACCGCGCGACCGGCGACTACGCGTACAACTATATCGCAGAGCGGTACCACGCCGACGCCCACGATCCGCTCGTGACCGGCATGTCGGCGTCGCCCGGCGGCGACGAGGAAGCGATCCTCGACGTCTGTGAGAACCTGAGCCTCCGAGAAGTCGAGGTGATGACCGAGGAAGACGCCGACGTCGACGAGTTCACCCACGACACCGACGTCGAGTGGGAGCGGATCGATCTCCCGGACGAGGTCCTCGAGATACGGGACACGCTGAACGAGGTCATCACGGATCGCCTCGAGAAGTTAAAGGAACTCGGGATCGCGCGCTCGACGCAGCCCGATCAGTCACAGAAGGACCTGAACCGGATGCGAGCCGAACTGCAGCAGTTGATCGACAACGATCAGTCGGAGGGATTCGAGGGGATGTCGGTCCACGCGGAGGTGATGAAGCTCCGACAGGCCGTCACGCTGGTCGAAACCCAGAGCGTCGAGGCGCTCCGTCGGTACTTCGAGCGCCAGCGAAACCAGGCTCGCTCGTCCGGAGCGTCGAAGGCGAGCCAGCGAATGGTGTCGGATCCGCGCGTTCGCGAGGCGATGCGGAAGGCCGAACGGTTCGACGAGATCCACCCCAAGTACCGCAAGACCCGTATGTTGCTCGCCGAAACCCTGGGACTCGAGGGTGGCGACCGCGTCATCGTTTTCACCGAGTCCCGCGATACGGCCGAGGCCCTGACGGACTTTCTCGGGGGGAGCTTCGACGCGAAGCGGTTCGTCGGGCAGGGCGACCGCGAGGGGTCGGACGGAATGACTCAGACGCAACAACAGGAGGTCTTAGACGAGTTCCGGGCGGGCGAATTCGAAGTGTTGATCTCGACGTCAGTCGCGGAGGAAGGACTCGACGTGCCGGAAGTCGACCTGGTTCTCTTCTACGAACCCGTTCCGACCGCCATCCGTTCGATCCAGCGGAAGGGCCGAACCGGTCGCCAGTCCGAGGGACGGGTCGTCGTCCTCATGGCCGAGGACACCCGCGACGAAGCCTATTTCTGGATCTCGAGGCGCCGCGAAAAGGAGATGGAATCGGAGCTACGCGAACTGAAGGGAATGGCCACGGCCCTCGAGAACGAACTCGACGACTCCCAGCAGTCGCTTTCGGATTTCGAGGGCGACGAGGAACGCACGGCAACGGGAGGCGACGACGCACCCCCCGGGTCCGAAGCCGTCGAAGAGCGCTCCGACCCCGATGCAGTCGGCGGGTCTTCCAGTGGAAACGAAGGGGGTCGAGAACAGCCAGGGCTGCAGGAATTCGCGGACCGGGCCGACGCCGCGGAGGGACCGGACGAGGAGTCCGTCGAGACCCACGAGCCACACGCCGAGGGCGAGACCGTCGAGGTCGTGGCCGACCAGCGCGAGATGGACGCGAACATCGCCCGCGACCTCTCGCGGCGCGACGAAATCGAGGTGCGCCTCGAGACGCTCGACGTCGGTGACTACGTCCTGTCGGATCGGGTAGTCGTCGAGCGCAAGTCCGTCGCCGATTTCGTGGACTCGCTGGTCGGTGGTGACCGGTCGGTCTTCGAGCAGGTCGGCGCGATGGCGCGTCACTACTCGCGCCCGATCGTCGTCGTCGAGGGCGACGGGCTCTACGAGCAGCGGGACGTCCACCCGAACGCGGTTCGGGGAGCGCTCTCGAGTCTCGCCGTCGACTTCGGTGCGAGCGTCCTGCGGACCGAGAGCGAAGCCGACACGACCGAACTGCTCGCGGTGATCGCCGGGCGCGAACAGGCGACCGCCGACCGCGAGGTGTCGGTCCACGGCGAGAAGGGCAGCAAGACTCTGTCCGAACAACAGGAGTACGTCGTCGCTTCCATCGCCGAAATAGGCCCCGTCACGGCCAGGTCGCTGCTCGAAGCGTTCGGCACGGTCGAGGGCGTGATGATCGCGACCGAAGACGAGTTACAGGAGGCAGACGGCGTCGGGACGGTGACCGCAGAGCGGATCCGAGAAGTCATCGGAAGCGACTATTCGGGTTAG
- a CDS encoding PQQ-binding-like beta-propeller repeat protein, producing the protein MTDWHRRSVLATGAALTAGSGVASTGVGETGSAGESVDGLPDPALQPNPEMDEDWASYAGGAGHARYVTDGYEFDGDVLESAWSADHSGTVAVADETVYTSTEAGVVALDATDGAVVWENTDVDARNPSVVGDTVYLGADQVVALDRSDGSVRWESDFDTDGSVTHHTVAYDAVFVVADGTLYALEAADGSVRWTIESVAVESPDAAEPEEYEFITSPAAANGVVYVGTAGVALAVEPESGDEVWRNALEFVATGTRARATTTRAVLGRFSQAEAGIMDAQTGDALTLGVSEGVDIALGESVFISGDDYTFFGLSLDKPFDQLWEKSFPHTGARPVISGETAYVYFVPRPGGTEGDGDYSDELVALNKRDGTEKWSLSADDVPVGTIRAISGETIYVSRDGKLVALRAPANGDGGDGGSGSGGDGSGDGGGETAGDGNDSSGSESSGDGDGTESGSTDSEGPDSADDVPGFTSGTGILGGAVALEWLRRRTGADDPDEYR; encoded by the coding sequence ATGACAGACTGGCATCGCCGTTCGGTACTGGCGACCGGTGCAGCGCTTACGGCCGGGAGTGGGGTCGCATCGACCGGGGTAGGGGAGACCGGTTCTGCGGGGGAAAGCGTCGACGGTCTTCCGGACCCGGCGCTACAGCCAAATCCGGAGATGGACGAAGACTGGGCGTCGTACGCCGGGGGTGCCGGCCACGCCAGATACGTCACAGACGGGTACGAATTCGACGGTGACGTGCTCGAGTCCGCTTGGTCCGCCGACCACAGTGGGACCGTTGCCGTCGCCGACGAAACGGTGTATACGTCGACCGAAGCGGGCGTCGTGGCGCTCGATGCGACCGACGGCGCTGTCGTCTGGGAGAACACCGACGTCGACGCGCGGAACCCCTCCGTCGTCGGCGATACGGTCTATCTCGGCGCCGATCAGGTAGTGGCGCTCGACCGATCGGACGGGAGCGTCCGCTGGGAGAGCGATTTCGATACCGACGGATCCGTCACCCACCACACGGTGGCGTACGACGCCGTCTTCGTCGTCGCCGACGGCACGTTGTACGCCCTCGAGGCGGCCGATGGCTCTGTTCGGTGGACGATCGAATCGGTCGCTGTCGAATCGCCAGACGCCGCTGAGCCGGAGGAATACGAGTTTATTACGTCCCCTGCCGCGGCGAACGGTGTCGTCTACGTCGGAACGGCGGGAGTGGCCCTCGCCGTCGAGCCCGAGTCCGGGGACGAAGTCTGGCGGAACGCCCTGGAGTTCGTGGCCACGGGAACGCGGGCTCGAGCGACGACGACGAGGGCCGTTCTCGGCAGATTTTCGCAGGCCGAGGCGGGTATCATGGACGCGCAAACGGGCGACGCACTCACGCTCGGGGTTTCGGAGGGTGTCGACATCGCGCTCGGCGAATCGGTCTTCATCAGCGGGGACGACTACACGTTCTTCGGACTCTCTCTCGACAAGCCGTTCGATCAGCTCTGGGAGAAATCCTTTCCCCATACCGGTGCCAGGCCCGTTATCAGCGGCGAGACCGCGTACGTTTATTTCGTCCCGCGTCCGGGCGGAACGGAGGGGGACGGGGACTACAGTGACGAACTCGTTGCCCTGAACAAACGCGACGGGACCGAAAAGTGGTCACTGTCGGCCGACGACGTCCCAGTCGGAACGATTCGGGCCATCAGCGGTGAGACAATCTACGTCAGCCGCGACGGCAAACTCGTCGCGCTTCGAGCGCCCGCAAACGGAGACGGCGGCGACGGTGGATCCGGAAGTGGCGGTGACGGAAGTGGAGACGGCGGTGGTGAAACCGCCGGTGATGGGAACGACTCATCGGGCTCCGAAAGTTCCGGCGACGGAGACGGAACAGAGTCCGGATCGACCGACTCCGAGGGTCCGGATAGCGCTGACGACGTGCCGGGCTTTACGTCCGGCACGGGCATCCTCGGCGGTGCCGTCGCCCTCGAGTGGCTGCGCCGGCGGACCGGTGCGGACGACCCGGACGAGTACCGCTGA
- a CDS encoding TspO/MBR family protein: MDTRVSTRRLPNVDAILAAIGFVLLVNVVGGLPGILSRPDSAWFRSLAKPWFYPPTIAFPVVWTTLFTLLGVALWLVWRSDADGRRLALGLFALQMVFNVVWTPAFFTLEALLLAFGIIVVLWVCIAATVLAFRRVDRRAAALLVPYLAWVTFAAVLNFEIWRLNA, encoded by the coding sequence ATGGACACTCGAGTGAGCACTCGCCGACTCCCGAACGTCGACGCGATCCTCGCCGCGATCGGGTTCGTCCTCCTGGTGAACGTCGTCGGCGGGCTCCCGGGAATCCTCTCGAGGCCCGACAGCGCCTGGTTCAGGAGTCTCGCAAAGCCCTGGTTCTATCCGCCGACGATCGCGTTTCCGGTCGTCTGGACGACGCTATTCACGCTCCTCGGCGTCGCATTGTGGCTCGTCTGGCGTAGCGACGCCGACGGCCGCCGCCTCGCGCTGGGGCTGTTCGCCCTTCAGATGGTCTTCAACGTCGTCTGGACGCCCGCGTTCTTCACGCTCGAGGCGCTCTTGCTCGCCTTCGGAATCATCGTCGTCCTCTGGGTGTGTATCGCCGCCACGGTCCTCGCGTTCCGCCGCGTGGACCGGCGCGCGGCGGCGCTCCTGGTGCCGTACCTCGCGTGGGTGACGTTCGCGGCCGTGCTCAACTTCGAAATCTGGCGGTTGAACGCGTGA
- a CDS encoding MFS transporter has translation MSRLGVVDRLSNVRAFLADGRGVILSAVAAGWCLSIGIRLAYPVLLPYLRDAYDLDLTTAGFLLTVLWICYALGQLPGGLLADRFGEGNILVASSVISAITLGLVAVAGSAPVVYLATAAFGFGTALYGVARFTALSDIYPDNDGTAIGITMAAGQVGNTLLPLAAGAIASALAWQYGFGLVVPAFAAVAIGLRLAVPSRTSSPTSAIDSVSLETVRYVGAELRRPEIVTVAAIQTLTYCVWQAFTGFYPTYLIQIKGFSQPVATGLFSSFFALGIVVQPLTGGLYDRYGIRKSLPPVLGIVVLSLVALPFLEEFWPLVGGTILLSSILGYGTITLPYMTAAFPADMRGTGLGLLRSIYMTIGALSPIMVGALADRGYFDGAYLVLAGFVAVAIVLTWWLPEQ, from the coding sequence GTGTCTCGACTGGGAGTGGTCGACCGCCTCTCGAACGTCAGGGCGTTTCTCGCCGACGGCCGTGGCGTTATTCTCTCCGCGGTTGCAGCCGGCTGGTGCCTCTCGATCGGCATCAGACTCGCGTACCCGGTTCTCCTTCCGTACCTTCGCGATGCGTACGACCTCGATCTGACGACGGCCGGGTTCCTGTTGACCGTCCTCTGGATCTGTTACGCACTGGGGCAACTTCCCGGCGGGTTGCTCGCCGACCGATTCGGCGAGGGCAACATCCTCGTCGCGAGTTCCGTGATCTCCGCGATCACGCTCGGACTCGTCGCCGTCGCCGGCTCCGCGCCGGTCGTCTACCTCGCGACCGCGGCGTTCGGATTCGGGACGGCGCTGTACGGCGTCGCCCGGTTCACGGCGCTGTCCGACATCTATCCGGACAACGACGGCACCGCGATCGGGATCACCATGGCGGCGGGACAGGTCGGCAACACGCTCCTGCCGCTGGCCGCCGGCGCGATCGCATCGGCGCTCGCCTGGCAGTACGGCTTCGGCCTCGTGGTCCCGGCGTTCGCCGCCGTCGCGATCGGCCTCCGACTCGCCGTTCCGTCGCGCACCTCGAGTCCGACCAGCGCCATCGACAGCGTCTCCCTCGAGACGGTCCGCTACGTGGGCGCCGAACTGCGCCGCCCGGAAATCGTCACGGTGGCAGCGATCCAGACCCTCACCTACTGCGTCTGGCAGGCGTTTACGGGGTTCTATCCCACGTACCTCATCCAGATCAAGGGGTTCTCGCAGCCGGTCGCGACGGGTCTCTTCAGTTCGTTCTTCGCGCTCGGAATCGTCGTCCAGCCGCTGACGGGAGGATTGTACGACCGATACGGGATCCGGAAATCGCTCCCGCCGGTCCTCGGTATCGTCGTCCTGTCGCTGGTCGCGCTGCCGTTTCTCGAGGAATTCTGGCCCCTCGTCGGCGGCACGATTCTCCTCAGTAGCATCCTCGGCTACGGGACGATCACGTTGCCGTACATGACCGCGGCGTTTCCGGCCGACATGCGAGGGACCGGACTCGGCCTCCTGCGAAGCATTTACATGACTATCGGCGCGCTGAGTCCGATCATGGTCGGCGCGCTCGCGGATCGGGGCTACTTCGACGGGGCGTACCTCGTCCTGGCCGGGTTCGTGGCCGTCGCAATCGTGTTGACGTGGTGGTTACCCGAGCAGTGA
- a CDS encoding dolichol kinase has translation MADELKRRLVHASGSGLVALYLLGRSLEVGLTWTRFQLLMVALASGALVLEFLRLQVGLNWRLYDVLTREYEQDNPAGYALYMISMAAVVVVFEPDIALPAMLMLSLGDPISGAVSDNSLQRIKPPKVLVTMFLVSTVIAIPFLPLGAAVVAAIGATIADGVTLEIRTYIIDDNLTIPIYAACLAFLALRFVPL, from the coding sequence ATGGCCGACGAATTGAAGCGACGGCTCGTCCACGCCAGCGGTTCGGGCCTGGTGGCGCTCTACCTTCTCGGCAGGTCTCTCGAGGTGGGGCTGACGTGGACCCGGTTTCAACTCCTCATGGTCGCCCTCGCGAGCGGGGCGCTCGTCCTCGAGTTCCTGCGACTCCAGGTCGGGCTCAACTGGCGGCTCTATGACGTACTCACCCGCGAGTACGAACAGGACAACCCCGCGGGCTACGCGCTGTACATGATCAGTATGGCGGCAGTCGTGGTGGTTTTCGAGCCGGACATCGCCCTCCCCGCGATGTTGATGCTCTCGCTCGGCGACCCGATCAGCGGCGCCGTCTCGGACAACAGTCTCCAGCGAATCAAGCCCCCGAAGGTCCTCGTTACGATGTTCCTCGTCTCGACGGTTATCGCCATCCCGTTTCTCCCCCTGGGGGCGGCCGTGGTGGCGGCAATCGGCGCGACGATCGCCGACGGCGTGACGCTCGAGATCCGCACGTACATCATCGACGACAACCTGACGATCCCCATCTACGCCGCCTGTCTCGCGTTTCTCGCGCTTAGATTCGTCCCGCTCTAG